The Altererythrobacter sp. Root672 genome includes a window with the following:
- the rpsJ gene encoding 30S ribosomal protein S10, which translates to MEAQNIRIRLKAFDHRVLDQATGEIADTARRTGALIRGPIPLPTRIEKFTVNRGPHVDKKSREQFEVRTYKRLLDIVQPNAATVDALMKLDLAAGVNVEIKLA; encoded by the coding sequence ATGGAAGCTCAGAATATCCGCATTCGTCTCAAGGCCTTCGATCACCGCGTGCTCGATCAGGCGACCGGAGAGATTGCAGATACCGCCCGCCGCACCGGCGCGCTCATCCGGGGCCCCATTCCCCTGCCGACGCGCATCGAGAAGTTCACCGTGAACCGCGGTCCGCACGTCGACAAGAAGTCGCGCGAGCAGTTCGAGGTCCGGACCTACAAGCGGCTGCTCGACATCGTGCAGCCCAACGCCGCGACGGTTGATGCGCTGATGAAGCTCGACCTGGCTGCTGGCGTAAACGTTGAGATCAAGCTGGCCTAA
- the rplC gene encoding 50S ribosomal protein L3 — MRTGVIAKKVGMTRLFQEDGRHVPVTVLALEDCQVVSHRTSERDGYVALQVGSGEAKQKNVAKPQREHFAKAQVPLKKKVAEFRLDNEDALLPVGATISAEHFVAGQMVDVSGHTQGKGFQGGMKRWGFGGMRATHGVSISHRALGSTGQRQDPGKVFKNKKMAGHMGDKQRTQQNLEVVRTDAVRGLIFVKGSVPGAKNGWLLVRDAVKLPVPEGAPFPGAILEKTSSLPEHAEAPAGMVEAAAEHEIDTGPTAEEAAALLAEQHAGAATDAEQAVEQNNEAEGNAPEADAGKEG; from the coding sequence ATGCGCACTGGCGTGATCGCAAAGAAAGTCGGGATGACCCGCCTGTTCCAGGAGGACGGCCGCCATGTGCCCGTCACCGTCCTGGCGCTGGAGGATTGTCAGGTTGTTTCCCATCGTACGTCGGAGCGTGACGGTTACGTCGCTCTCCAGGTCGGTTCGGGAGAGGCCAAGCAGAAGAACGTTGCCAAGCCGCAGCGCGAACATTTCGCCAAGGCTCAGGTTCCGCTCAAGAAGAAGGTCGCTGAATTCCGTCTCGACAATGAGGACGCGCTCCTCCCGGTCGGCGCGACGATCAGCGCAGAGCATTTCGTTGCCGGTCAGATGGTCGATGTCTCGGGTCACACCCAGGGTAAGGGCTTCCAGGGCGGCATGAAGCGCTGGGGTTTCGGCGGTATGCGCGCCACCCACGGTGTCTCGATCTCGCACCGTGCACTCGGTTCGACTGGTCAGCGCCAGGATCCGGGCAAGGTCTTCAAGAACAAGAAGATGGCCGGCCACATGGGTGACAAGCAGCGCACCCAGCAGAACCTCGAAGTCGTCCGAACCGACGCGGTCCGTGGCCTGATCTTCGTCAAGGGCTCCGTCCCTGGCGCGAAGAACGGTTGGCTGCTGGTCCGTGACGCGGTCAAGCTTCCGGTTCCCGAAGGCGCGCCGTTCCCAGGCGCCATCCTGGAAAAGACGAGCTCGCTCCCTGAGCATGCAGAAGCTCCGGCCGGCATGGTCGAAGCAGCTGCCGAGCACGAAATCGACACCGGCCCGACCGCCGAGGAAGCCGCCGCTCTGCTCGCCGAGCAGCATGCGGGTGCCGCGACCGACGCTGAACAGGCTGTGGAACAGAACAACGAAGCCGAGGGCAATGCGCCCGAAGCTGACGCAGGCAAGGAGGGCTGA
- the rplD gene encoding 50S ribosomal protein L4, which yields MKVKVQQLDGKAAGDIELNDAVFGVEPRADILHRVVTWQLENRRGTARPTRERSDVARTGKKWGRQKGGGTARHGDRSAPIFIGGGKAHGARKRDFEQSLNKKVRALGLKMALSAKAKDGLVVVDSLELKDAKTKALKGTFDKAGWNGKVLVIDGDSVNDGFRLAAGNLPGVNVLPAIGANVYDILKHDTLVLTRSAVEKLEARFNG from the coding sequence GTGAAGGTTAAGGTTCAGCAACTCGACGGCAAGGCCGCCGGCGACATCGAACTTAACGATGCCGTCTTCGGTGTGGAGCCGCGCGCAGACATTCTGCATCGCGTCGTCACCTGGCAGCTCGAGAATCGTCGCGGCACTGCCCGCCCGACCCGTGAGCGTTCGGACGTTGCACGCACCGGCAAGAAGTGGGGTCGCCAGAAGGGCGGCGGCACGGCTCGTCACGGTGACCGCAGCGCCCCGATCTTCATCGGCGGTGGTAAGGCTCACGGTGCGCGCAAGCGTGACTTCGAGCAGTCGCTCAACAAGAAGGTCCGTGCACTCGGTCTGAAGATGGCTCTTTCGGCCAAGGCGAAGGACGGCCTCGTTGTCGTCGACAGCCTCGAGCTCAAGGACGCCAAGACCAAGGCGCTCAAGGGTACCTTCGACAAGGCCGGCTGGAACGGCAAGGTCCTGGTGATCGATGGTGACTCGGTGAACGACGGTTTCCGTCTGGCCGCCGGCAACCTTCCGGGCGTGAACGTGCTCCCGGCCATCGGCGCCAACGTCTATGACATCCTGAAGCATGACACGCTGGTGCTGACGCGCTCCGCTGTCGAAAAGCTGGAGGCGCGGTTCAATGGCTAA
- a CDS encoding 50S ribosomal protein L23, with product MAKKQEVDARHYDVILSPHITEKSTLLSEHNAIVFKVAKTASKPQVKEAVEALYDRKVAGVNIIVQKGKTKRWKGQPYKRTDVKKAIVTLAEGQEPIDITSGI from the coding sequence ATGGCTAAGAAGCAGGAAGTGGATGCGCGTCACTACGACGTCATCCTCAGCCCCCACATCACCGAGAAGTCGACGCTGCTCTCCGAGCATAACGCGATCGTCTTCAAGGTCGCCAAGACCGCGAGCAAGCCGCAGGTCAAGGAGGCTGTCGAGGCGCTTTACGACCGCAAGGTCGCAGGCGTGAACATCATTGTCCAAAAGGGCAAGACCAAGCGCTGGAAGGGGCAACCCTACAAGCGCACCGATGTGAAGAAGGCGATCGTGACCCTGGCTGAAGGCCAGGAGCCGATCGACATCACCAGCGGTATCTGA
- the rplB gene encoding 50S ribosomal protein L2, giving the protein MALKNYNPTSPARRGLILVDRSALYKGKPVKALTEGKRKTGGRNNKGHVTSRGIAGGHKQKYRFIDFKRRKWDMAATVERIEYDPNRTAFIALIKYEDGELAYILAPNRLAPGDQVIAGERVDTKVGNAMLLGQMPVGTICHNVEMKPGKGGQIARSAGTYVQLVGRDRGMVIVRLNSGEQRYLRADCMGTVGAVSNPDNSNQNFAKAGRKRWMGVRPLTRGVAKNPVDHPHGGGEGRTSGGRHPVTPWGKPTKGARTRHNKQTDKMIIRSRHAKKKR; this is encoded by the coding sequence ATGGCACTCAAGAACTATAACCCGACCAGCCCCGCACGCCGCGGCCTGATCCTGGTCGACCGCTCGGCGCTCTATAAGGGCAAGCCGGTCAAGGCGCTTACCGAAGGCAAGCGCAAGACCGGTGGCCGTAACAACAAGGGTCACGTGACCTCGCGCGGTATCGCCGGCGGCCACAAGCAGAAGTACCGCTTCATCGACTTCAAGCGTCGCAAGTGGGACATGGCTGCTACGGTCGAGCGGATCGAATACGATCCCAACCGGACCGCGTTCATCGCCCTCATCAAGTATGAGGACGGCGAACTGGCCTACATCCTCGCCCCGAACCGTCTCGCCCCCGGCGATCAGGTCATCGCGGGTGAGCGCGTGGACACCAAGGTCGGCAACGCGATGCTTCTCGGCCAGATGCCGGTCGGCACGATCTGCCACAACGTCGAGATGAAGCCGGGCAAGGGTGGCCAGATCGCCCGTTCGGCCGGGACTTACGTCCAGCTCGTTGGCCGCGACCGCGGCATGGTGATCGTCCGCCTGAACTCGGGCGAACAGCGTTACCTGCGTGCAGACTGCATGGGTACGGTTGGCGCGGTTTCGAACCCCGACAACTCCAACCAGAACTTCGCCAAGGCTGGCCGCAAGCGCTGGATGGGCGTGCGTCCGCTGACGCGCGGTGTCGCGAAGAACCCGGTCGACCACCCGCACGGTGGTGGTGAAGGCCGGACCTCTGGTGGTCGCCATCCGGTGACCCCGTGGGGCAAGCCGACGAAGGGTGCCCGCACTCGTCATAACAAGCAGACGGACAAGATGATCATCCGTTCGCGCCACGCTAAGAAGAAGAGGTAA
- the rpsS gene encoding 30S ribosomal protein S19, giving the protein MARSVWKGPFVELQLLKKAEEAQDKGARAPIKTWSRRSTILPQFVGLTFNVYNGQKFIPVSVNEDMVGHKLGEFSPTRNFPGHAGDKKGKR; this is encoded by the coding sequence ATGGCTCGTTCCGTCTGGAAAGGTCCGTTCGTCGAACTGCAGCTGCTGAAGAAGGCAGAAGAGGCTCAGGACAAGGGTGCGCGCGCGCCGATCAAGACCTGGTCGCGCCGCAGCACGATCCTGCCGCAGTTCGTCGGCCTGACCTTCAACGTCTACAATGGACAGAAGTTCATCCCCGTGTCCGTCAACGAGGACATGGTTGGCCACAAGCTCGGAGAGTTTTCGCCCACGCGCAACTTCCCCGGCCACGCTGGCGACAAGAAGGGTAAGCGCTGA
- the rplV gene encoding 50S ribosomal protein L22: MSKQKAPRRVAENEALAVGTTIRGSAQKLNLVAALIRGRKAEEALNILSFSTKAMAVDARKVLASAIANAENNHNLDVDALVVAEASVGKSITMKRFATRGRGKSTRILKPFSRLRIVVREQEEEA; encoded by the coding sequence ATGAGCAAGCAGAAAGCTCCCCGCCGCGTAGCCGAGAACGAGGCGCTGGCTGTTGGCACCACCATTCGTGGTTCCGCCCAGAAGCTCAACCTCGTCGCTGCGCTGATCCGTGGCCGCAAGGCCGAAGAGGCGCTGAACATCCTCAGCTTCTCGACCAAGGCGATGGCTGTTGACGCCCGCAAGGTGCTCGCCAGCGCGATCGCCAATGCGGAGAACAACCACAACCTCGACGTCGACGCCCTCGTCGTTGCCGAGGCCAGCGTTGGCAAGTCGATCACCATGAAGCGTTTCGCAACGCGCGGCCGTGGCAAGTCCACGCGCATCCTCAAGCCCTTCAGCCGGCTGCGGATCGTCGTGCGCGAGCAGGAAGAAGAGGCTTAA
- the rpsC gene encoding 30S ribosomal protein S3, protein MGQKSNPIGLRLQINRTWDSRWYAEGRNYSQLLKEDIELRKYIIATLPQAAISKVVIERPAKLCRISIYAARPGVIIGKKGADIEKLRSKLATMTNSEVKLNIVEIRKPEIDAKLVAQGVADQLVRRVAFRRAMKRAVQSALRLGAEGIRITCAGRLGGAEIARVEWYREGRVPLHTLRANVDYAEAEALTAYGIIGIKCWIFKGEILGHDPMAQDRLMMEAQTSGVRPAR, encoded by the coding sequence ATGGGTCAGAAGAGCAATCCGATCGGCCTGCGCCTGCAGATCAACCGTACCTGGGACAGCCGGTGGTACGCCGAAGGGCGCAACTACAGCCAGCTGCTCAAGGAAGACATTGAGCTGCGCAAGTACATCATCGCGACCCTGCCGCAGGCAGCGATCTCGAAGGTGGTGATCGAGCGTCCGGCCAAGCTGTGCCGCATCTCGATCTACGCTGCGCGTCCCGGTGTCATCATCGGCAAGAAGGGCGCGGACATCGAAAAGCTTCGTTCGAAGCTGGCCACGATGACCAACAGCGAAGTGAAGCTGAACATCGTCGAGATCCGCAAGCCGGAAATCGACGCCAAGCTCGTCGCTCAGGGTGTCGCCGACCAGCTGGTTCGCCGCGTGGCTTTCCGCCGTGCGATGAAGCGCGCTGTTCAGTCGGCTCTGCGTCTCGGCGCAGAGGGCATTCGTATCACTTGCGCTGGACGTCTCGGCGGTGCCGAAATCGCCCGCGTCGAGTGGTATCGCGAAGGCCGTGTGCCGTTGCACACGCTGCGTGCGAACGTCGACTATGCCGAAGCTGAGGCACTCACCGCCTACGGGATCATCGGCATCAAGTGCTGGATCTTCAAGGGCGAGATCCTCGGCCATGATCCGATGGCGCAGGACCGGCTGATGATGGAGGCTCAAACCTCCGGCGTCCGCCCGGCCCGTTGA
- the rplP gene encoding 50S ribosomal protein L16 → MLQPRKTKYRKAFKGRISGDAKGGTALNFGSYGLKAMEPERITARQIEAARRAITRHIKRQGRLWIRVFPDVPVSKKPAEVRQGKGKGAIEYWAARVKPGRILFELDGVPGPLAAEAFERAAMKLPIKTKVVARLGDSSHLGGE, encoded by the coding sequence ATGTTGCAACCTAGAAAAACCAAGTACCGCAAGGCCTTCAAGGGCCGCATCAGCGGCGACGCGAAGGGCGGCACGGCGCTCAACTTCGGCTCGTACGGCCTCAAGGCCATGGAACCGGAGCGGATCACCGCGCGCCAGATCGAAGCGGCTCGCCGCGCGATCACTCGCCACATCAAGCGCCAGGGCCGTCTTTGGATCCGCGTGTTCCCCGACGTTCCGGTGTCGAAGAAGCCGGCCGAAGTCCGTCAGGGTAAGGGCAAGGGTGCCATCGAATATTGGGCTGCTCGCGTTAAGCCGGGCCGCATCCTGTTCGAACTCGACGGCGTTCCCGGCCCGCTCGCTGCTGAAGCGTTCGAGCGTGCGGCGATGAAGCTGCCGATCAAGACCAAGGTTGTTGCCCGTCTCGGCGACAGCTCGCACCTGGGAGGCGAATGA
- the rpmC gene encoding 50S ribosomal protein L29, which yields MMAQKKFEDLRTKTDDQLADQLVELKREQFNLRFQSATNQLERPARIKEVRRAIAQIKTLQTERSRPAVKA from the coding sequence ATGATGGCCCAGAAGAAATTCGAGGACCTGCGCACCAAGACCGACGATCAGCTGGCTGACCAGCTCGTCGAGCTGAAGCGCGAGCAGTTCAACCTGCGTTTCCAGTCCGCGACTAACCAGCTCGAACGCCCTGCGCGGATAAAGGAAGTCCGCCGTGCGATCGCGCAGATCAAGACCCTGCAGACCGAGCGTTCGCGCCCGGCCGTGAAGGCGTAA
- the rpsQ gene encoding 30S ribosomal protein S17 codes for MPKRILIGTVVSDKTDKTVTVKVERKEKHPLYGKIIRRSKKYHAHDEANEYKPGDTVRIEETRPISKTKTWRVLDRVQAGKGVAIEADLEVEAAGN; via the coding sequence ATGCCGAAACGCATCCTTATCGGGACCGTCGTCTCCGACAAGACCGACAAGACCGTGACCGTGAAGGTCGAGCGCAAGGAAAAGCACCCGCTTTACGGGAAGATTATCCGCCGCTCGAAGAAGTATCACGCTCACGACGAAGCGAATGAATACAAGCCCGGCGACACCGTCCGTATCGAGGAGACGCGTCCGATCTCCAAGACCAAGACGTGGCGCGTGCTCGATCGTGTCCAGGCCGGCAAGGGCGTGGCGATCGAGGCCGACCTCGAGGTCGAAGCCGCGGGCAACTGA
- the rplN gene encoding 50S ribosomal protein L14: MIQMQSNLDVADNSGAKRVQCIKVLGGSKRRTAGVGDVIVVSVKEAQPRARVKKGDVHRAVIVRTRKDVRRPDGSVIRFDSNAAVLVNKNEEPIGTRIFGPVVRELRSKGFMKIISLAPEVL, encoded by the coding sequence ATGATCCAGATGCAGTCCAATCTCGACGTCGCGGACAACAGCGGCGCTAAGCGCGTCCAGTGCATTAAGGTGCTGGGCGGGTCGAAGCGTCGTACCGCTGGCGTCGGCGACGTGATCGTCGTCTCCGTCAAGGAGGCGCAGCCACGTGCTCGCGTGAAAAAGGGTGACGTTCACCGTGCGGTGATCGTGCGTACCCGTAAGGACGTTCGCCGTCCCGACGGTAGCGTGATCCGCTTCGACAGCAACGCCGCGGTTCTCGTGAACAAGAACGAGGAGCCGATCGGCACCCGTATCTTCGGACCGGTCGTGCGCGAGCTGCGCTCGAAGGGTTTCATGAAGATCATCTCGCTTGCTCCGGAGGTGCTGTAA
- the rplX gene encoding 50S ribosomal protein L24, translating into MSAAKIKKGDQVVVLSGKDKGRTGTVSKVLPKDGKVVVDGVNVAVRHRKPSQANPQGGIDRSPAPMAISKVAVADPKDGKPTRVRFEERDGKKVRVAVKSGEKIDG; encoded by the coding sequence ATGAGCGCTGCAAAGATCAAGAAGGGTGACCAGGTCGTAGTCCTGTCCGGCAAGGACAAGGGCCGCACCGGTACCGTAAGCAAGGTTCTGCCCAAGGACGGCAAGGTCGTGGTCGATGGCGTCAATGTCGCCGTCCGTCACCGCAAGCCGAGCCAGGCGAACCCGCAGGGCGGCATCGACCGCTCGCCCGCTCCGATGGCGATCAGCAAGGTCGCCGTGGCCGATCCCAAGGATGGCAAGCCCACCCGCGTCCGCTTCGAAGAGCGTGACGGAAAGAAGGTGCGCGTCGCCGTCAAGTCGGGGGAAAAGATCGATGGCTGA
- the rplE gene encoding 50S ribosomal protein L5, with protein MADKYTPRLKKAYEDRIAKAMTEKFGYTNALQVPKLEKVTLNMGVGEASQDKKKVQVAAEEMELIAGQKPVITKAKKSIAQFKLREGMPIGCKVTLRSDRMFEFVDRLVTIAMPRIRDFRGLNPKSFDGRGNYAMGLKEQIVFPEISYDKIEKVRGMDIIVTTTANTDEEARELLRLFGFPFPAEQAEEKEAA; from the coding sequence ATGGCTGACAAGTACACTCCGCGCCTCAAGAAGGCTTACGAGGATCGCATCGCCAAGGCGATGACCGAGAAGTTCGGCTACACCAACGCGCTTCAAGTTCCGAAGCTGGAGAAAGTCACGCTCAACATGGGCGTTGGCGAAGCCAGCCAGGACAAGAAGAAGGTCCAGGTTGCAGCTGAAGAAATGGAGCTGATCGCCGGTCAGAAGCCGGTAATCACCAAGGCGAAGAAGTCGATCGCGCAGTTCAAGCTGCGTGAAGGCATGCCGATTGGTTGCAAGGTTACCCTGCGCAGCGATCGCATGTTCGAGTTCGTCGACCGTCTGGTGACCATCGCGATGCCCCGCATCCGCGACTTCCGTGGTCTGAACCCGAAGTCGTTCGATGGTCGTGGCAACTACGCGATGGGTCTCAAGGAACAGATCGTGTTCCCCGAGATCAGCTACGACAAGATTGAGAAGGTGCGTGGCATGGACATCATCGTCACCACCACCGCTAACACCGATGAGGAAGCCCGTGAGCTGCTCCGCCTCTTCGGTTTCCCGTTCCCGGCCGAGCAGGCTGAAGAGAAGGAGGCGGCGTAA
- the rpsN gene encoding 30S ribosomal protein S14 gives MAKLSSINKNERRKKLVKKYAAKYAKLKAIADDESLDDGERLIARLKLAEVPRNGNPTRVRNRCNTTGRPRGVYRKFGLNRIEIRNLGNKGLIPGLTKSSW, from the coding sequence ATGGCGAAACTGAGTTCGATCAACAAGAACGAGCGTCGTAAGAAGCTCGTTAAGAAGTACGCGGCGAAGTACGCGAAGCTGAAGGCTATTGCCGATGACGAATCGCTAGATGATGGCGAACGTCTGATCGCGCGCCTGAAGCTCGCGGAGGTTCCGCGTAACGGCAACCCGACGCGTGTGCGCAACCGCTGCAACACCACCGGCCGCCCCCGCGGCGTTTATCGCAAGTTCGGCCTCAACAGGATCGAGATCCGGAATCTGGGCAACAAGGGCCTGATTCCCGGTCTGACCAAGTCGAGCTGGTGA
- the rpsH gene encoding 30S ribosomal protein S8 produces the protein MALTDPLGDMLTRIRNGQQAKKDTVLSPASKLRANVLEVLQREGYIRGYSEDTTGKHPALRIELKYFEGEPAIKHVSRVSKPGRRVYSGSKELPTVRNGLGITIVSTPRGVLSDAEARAQNVGGEVLAEVF, from the coding sequence ATGGCATTGACCGATCCCCTGGGTGATATGCTCACCCGTATCCGCAACGGCCAGCAGGCGAAGAAGGACACCGTCCTTTCGCCGGCGTCCAAGCTGCGTGCCAACGTTCTGGAAGTGCTCCAGCGCGAAGGCTACATCCGCGGCTATTCCGAGGACACCACCGGCAAGCACCCGGCGCTGCGGATTGAACTGAAGTACTTCGAAGGCGAACCGGCGATCAAGCACGTGTCTCGCGTTTCGAAGCCTGGCCGCCGCGTCTACTCGGGCAGCAAAGAGCTTCCGACCGTGCGCAACGGCCTTGGCATCACCATCGTCTCGACGCCGCGCGGCGTGCTCTCGGATGCCGAAGCACGCGCCCAGAACGTCGGCGGCGAAGTGCTGGCGGAGGTGTTCTGA
- the rplF gene encoding 50S ribosomal protein L6, giving the protein MSRIGKKPVAIPSGVTAAIENGSLNVKGPKGTLALGLSELVSYKLEDGSIAIQPANDSKAARSHWGMQRTLVSNLVDGVTSGFSKVLEITGVGYRAAAQGNKLKLQLGYSHDVELDIPAGLEVKTPDQTTIEISGIDKQAVGQFAAEVRRWRKPEPYKGKGIKYRGEYIFRKEGKKK; this is encoded by the coding sequence ATGAGCCGCATCGGCAAAAAGCCGGTAGCGATCCCGAGCGGGGTCACTGCCGCGATCGAGAACGGATCGCTCAACGTGAAGGGCCCGAAGGGCACGCTCGCGCTGGGACTGTCCGAGCTCGTCAGCTACAAGCTGGAAGACGGTTCGATTGCGATCCAGCCGGCCAATGACTCCAAGGCTGCCCGCAGCCACTGGGGCATGCAGCGCACGCTGGTGTCGAACCTGGTCGATGGCGTCACCTCGGGTTTCTCCAAGGTGCTCGAGATCACCGGTGTTGGTTATCGTGCTGCGGCGCAGGGCAACAAGCTCAAGCTGCAGCTCGGCTACAGCCATGACGTTGAGCTCGACATTCCGGCTGGCCTGGAGGTGAAGACCCCGGACCAGACGACCATCGAAATCAGCGGTATCGACAAGCAGGCCGTTGGCCAGTTCGCCGCCGAAGTCCGCCGCTGGCGGAAGCCTGAGCCCTACAAGGGCAAGGGCATCAAGTATCGCGGCGAGTACATCTTCCGCAAGGAAGGGAAGAAGAAGTAA
- the rplR gene encoding 50S ribosomal protein L18: protein MAKLSLFERRRRRVRTALRKRSGLRPRLSVHRTGRHIYAQIIDDAEGRTVAAASTLGAKAAGANVDAAIQVGKDIAAAAKKAGVTTVVFDRGGYLFHGRVKALADAAREGGLEF from the coding sequence ATGGCAAAGCTATCCCTGTTCGAACGCCGCCGTCGCCGGGTCCGTACTGCGCTTCGTAAGCGCTCGGGCCTCCGTCCGCGGCTCTCGGTCCACCGCACGGGCCGGCACATCTACGCGCAGATCATCGACGACGCAGAGGGCCGCACCGTGGCCGCTGCTTCGACGCTGGGCGCGAAGGCAGCCGGTGCCAATGTCGATGCCGCCATCCAGGTGGGCAAGGACATTGCCGCGGCTGCCAAGAAGGCAGGCGTGACTACTGTCGTGTTCGATCGCGGCGGTTACCTGTTCCATGGTCGCGTCAAGGCGCTGGCCGATGCCGCCCGCGAAGGCGGGCTGGAGTTCTGA
- the rpsE gene encoding 30S ribosomal protein S5 — protein MADETNQENTAVETVEAVEATTSAPEQREGRGRGGRGGRDRGGDRDGGRGRGRGRRDERREEEGDELIEKLVHINRVSKTVKGGKRFGFAALVVVGDGKGRVGFGHGKAREVPEAITKATAAAKKKMIRVPLKEGRTLHHDGLGKFGAGHVNVRSAPAGTGIIAGGPMRAVFESLGVADVVTKSIGTSNPYNMIRATFDALATQTSPKSVAQRRGKKVADLLGRGGASEAEAEAEAAAIAE, from the coding sequence ATGGCTGACGAGACCAACCAGGAAAACACGGCGGTTGAAACCGTCGAGGCCGTAGAGGCCACCACCAGTGCTCCCGAACAGCGCGAAGGTCGGGGCCGTGGCGGCCGCGGCGGACGTGATCGGGGCGGTGACCGTGATGGCGGCCGTGGCCGTGGTCGTGGCCGTCGTGACGAACGTCGCGAGGAAGAAGGCGACGAGCTGATCGAGAAGCTGGTCCACATCAACCGCGTGTCGAAGACCGTTAAGGGCGGCAAGCGCTTCGGTTTCGCAGCGCTGGTCGTGGTCGGTGACGGCAAGGGCCGCGTGGGCTTCGGCCACGGCAAGGCTCGCGAAGTGCCGGAAGCGATCACCAAGGCGACTGCCGCTGCCAAGAAGAAGATGATCCGCGTTCCCCTCAAGGAAGGCCGCACGCTGCATCACGACGGTCTGGGCAAGTTCGGCGCCGGTCACGTGAATGTCCGTTCGGCTCCGGCCGGTACCGGCATCATCGCCGGCGGCCCGATGCGCGCCGTCTTCGAAAGCCTGGGCGTTGCCGACGTCGTCACCAAGTCGATCGGCACTTCCAACCCCTACAACATGATCCGCGCCACTTTCGACGCGCTGGCCACCCAGACTTCGCCGAAGTCGGTTGCTCAGCGTCGTGGCAAGAAGGTCGCCGACCTGCTGGGTCGCGGCGGCGCGAGCGAAGCTGAGGCGGAAGCCGAAGCTGCTGCGATCGCGGAGTAA
- the rpmD gene encoding 50S ribosomal protein L30 — MAKIKIKQIGSPIRRPESQKQTLIGLGLGKMHRVVELEDTPEVRGAIAKLPHMVEVIG, encoded by the coding sequence ATGGCGAAGATCAAGATCAAGCAGATCGGTTCGCCGATCCGTCGGCCGGAATCGCAGAAGCAGACGCTCATCGGCCTCGGCCTGGGCAAGATGCATCGCGTGGTGGAGCTCGAGGATACCCCCGAGGTCCGCGGTGCGATCGCCAAGCTGCCGCACATGGTCGAAGTGATCGGCTAA
- the rplO gene encoding 50S ribosomal protein L15 encodes MKLNDIRDNPGARKERMRVGRGIGSGKGKTGGRGQKGQKSRSGVSIKGFEGGQMPLHMRLPKRGFNNPFGKDYAEVNIGQIQKLVEAGKLDAKKVIDHEALQAAGVARGGKDGVRLLGKGEISTKLQFKVNGVSKGAQAAVEKAGGSVEVIVAKDPAALAAAKKGTVKAAKKAAAK; translated from the coding sequence ATGAAACTTAACGACATCCGCGACAATCCCGGCGCCCGCAAGGAACGCATGCGCGTCGGCCGTGGCATCGGCTCGGGCAAGGGCAAGACCGGCGGCCGAGGCCAGAAGGGCCAGAAGAGCCGTTCGGGCGTCTCGATCAAGGGCTTCGAAGGCGGCCAGATGCCGCTGCACATGCGTCTGCCTAAGCGCGGCTTCAACAACCCGTTCGGCAAGGACTATGCTGAGGTCAACATCGGCCAGATCCAGAAGCTGGTCGAAGCCGGCAAGCTCGACGCCAAGAAGGTCATCGACCATGAGGCGCTCCAGGCTGCTGGCGTGGCTCGTGGCGGCAAGGACGGCGTGCGTCTGCTCGGCAAGGGCGAGATCAGCACCAAGCTCCAGTTCAAGGTCAACGGCGTTTCCAAGGGCGCCCAGGCTGCGGTTGAGAAGGCCGGCGGTTCGGTCGAAGTGATCGTGGCCAAGGATCCCGCGGCGCTGGCAGCGGCGAAAAAGGGCACCGTCAAGGCTGCCAAGAAGGCTGCCGCCAAATAA